From the genome of Salmonella enterica subsp. houtenae serovar Houten:
CGACGAAAAGAAGGCCAATCAAAGAATTACCCACTTTTGCCAGTTTCTTTTTGGTACCAATATAGTGGGTTACAAAAGCGCCCGAAAGAATTAAAAAACTCAGATAGCAAAAACTGACGATTTCAAGGGTGGTCGCCAAAATAAAAAATGACACCCCAGTATGCGGCGCAGTAACGTCAATAAATTGCACAAAAAAGGAAACATAAAAAAGTATGGCTTTAGGATTAGTCAGACTAAGAATTAACGCACGTTTAAAAATAGCGCCAAAAGGAACCACCGTTTCCGTCGCCGCACGCCCCTTCGAGGTCAGCGTGGCGTAAAGGATTTTTGCGCCAAGGTAGAGCAGATAAAACGCGCCGAGATAACGAACAATGTTAAACAGAACCGGCGTTGTTTTGATCAGCGTCGCCACGCCCGCATACGCCAGAAACATCAATATCGCATCGCCGATAAACACGCCACATGCGGCAAGATATCCTCCTTTAACCCCGCGTCCCACGCTATTTTTAAGCACAAAAAGCGTATTCGGCCCCGGCACCAGAACGATAAAAATCGCCCCGACCAGGTACGTCCAATAATTCAGAACACCATACTCCGCGAACACATTAACCTCTTCCTGAAAACATTTACGCTTAACTGCGAAACAATATGCTAACGAATGCACTGGAAGATGGGAAGCGAAACCACGTCTCTACGCCGCTCTCGCGCCACGCTGGTAGCCAACTCGCCAAAATAACGTTCCTTTATTAATTTAATCGTTGTGTCGCCTCCCCCTCTTTTCAGAGAGCGTAAGCTGAACCTTTTACCTCAAACGCCTTACCCGCCGCAGTTCGTAAAAAAACAATTTCAGCACGATGTCGGGATACAGCGCCTCATCCAGTCGTCCGACCGCCGGGAATTAACGCACACGACGCACCAGAGACAATGCAGCTAACATATCACTGATATCGCTCTCATGCAGATTCGGCGCAGTAAGCTGCGCTTTCAGCCACACCATATCCTCGTGGCTGAAAGCGCCCACCATCAAACGCTGGCTGATAACGATCACCAGTTGATTATCAAGTTGTCGAATACGTTGCCGGGAGAGCGACAAGGTTTGTATCGGAAAGGAGGGTTCAGGCCCGGCTCGCCACTGCACTATGTAGCGGTGCTGTATCGCTTTACTGGCGTCCATTAGCGAACGAATAAAAGGTATTATTGAATTCGGGTCCAGCCCGTTATTTTTCGCTTCTTCTTCAGCCCCGGCGAAAACGTTTTGTTCACGAACGAAATCATCTACTGGTAGATGGTGCTTCATTTTATAGGCAGCCACTTCTTTCATTAATAACAGGCGTTCATTGAGTATGCCAGAGAGCGCGCCAAGCGATACCGACGTTACTGAATCAGCAAAAGTGGCGCTACACATTAATAAAGAACAGAGGAAAATGGCGATATGGCGAATCATTAATCAATCCCCTTTTACGGAGATCTGACAGTAATTTACCTTTATTAAGATAACATTAAGTAATTATTACAGATGGGTATTAATGCTTATTCGTTTAAATTAGGGTTACCAAAAGAACAGACCGTTGATTCTGCGGAATCTTTACCTTCATTTAAAGTGCATAAAATATACAACAAATCGTGCAAATGTGATGCGCATCACGTTTTTATGATTTTTTATTACAGTTTTATGATATAGGTCTAACTTTAATAGGTCACTAATTTCTCTCCCCCGCTCAGGGAGATCGGCTTCAATTTATATCGAATATGGTGAAATATGACTACCATTACACTAGTCAACGAACAAAATAGTACTGGCAACCCTTTTTCTGCACATATGTTATGTGAACAGCGAGCTATTCAGGAAATTACTTACGAACTATTGCAATCACAGCAGCATGTCTCAAATAAGGATATTATCGCAAAACTTATTGAAAGACTGGAAACAGAAAAAGACGTAGTTCAGCTTGATATTTACCGTAATGCCTTAGAAGCCGTTTTGTTTCAGACACCTGACGACATCTAATATAAACAAGGGAGGGTTTACTCCTCCCTTGTTTGTTAATAATGCAGATGCTTCAACGTGCGGCACCTGATTTTTCGTAGCCGTTTGCATGGGTTTGCGGTGCAACATGCTGCATTCTTTCTGGCATCTCATGCTGCCGGTATACGGCTGGCAGTAATGTTAAGGCTGAGCCATTTTTTACCTGAAGACTAAATTTACCCGATTCTTTTAACGCCTGAATAAGATTTTCCTGGGCGAGAGTTAATGTCTCATCATGCCACAGAACAATATGCTCGAAAGAAGTTGCTAAAAGATCGGGCATCGGCACCTGACAGGGGATGACTTCAACTCGCATACCTTCACTACAATATTTAATCGTTTCCAGCCATAGCTCAATGGGGTCGTTCAGCGAAAACGCGGCAATAAGCATTGCGCCTGCTGGCGCCTTTCGTACGCTACTTAGCTGGAACGTGGCGTATTCAATAATCGCAGTATCCAGTAATGCCTTTTCAAATCGCCGCGCATCATCATCGCCTGCGGACAACCACAGCCGTAAAGGACGCAGTATTGACTCAATTACGATACCCGGCGGGATTTCCCGACCATAACGCCAGAGTAATTTTCGCAATTTGGCGGGTTCGAATTTTCTACACTGCGCTAAAATCTCTTCCTGGTAGAATAACCATCCAGAGCGGCAATGTGTTTCTTCACCATAGAGGGCAGGTTTAATCTCTTTTAATGAGAAGCCTTTGCTTAACGCGTCGATAATATGCTGTATTCTGATAGCATCTTCTATGCAATAAAAACGATTGCCAGCTTCATCTTTGGCAGGTTCAAGCAGGCCATAGCGCTCCCAGGACCTGATGTTTGCTGTTGTGACGCCGCACTGCGCAGCCATCGCGCTAATACTAAAAGTAGCCATGCCTGTCTGGCCTCATGATGATGTAAGAAAGCATAGTGGACCTAAACGTCATCAGAAGCAAATCATTATTAAGCAATAGCCTTACTATTTACATGAGAAATTATATTATCAATATTAGTTATTGTAATCCAGTGCGTAAAGGCTTTAGAGACCGAAAGTATTTGATAGTCCAGAACTGTTCTGCAACCTAATTTAGTCAGAACATGGTAGCGTACTGAGTAAATAGTTTTTAAATGTACATTCAGCTCACAGCTTATTTGTCGGATATCCATTCCTTTAACAAGCATCGCCAGAACATTTCTTTCATTCGCCGTTAGTCTGACTTTCTCTGGTCTGGGGTAAAATTGACCAGTAGCGGCCAAAATCAGTAACTCGCGCCACTCGGTAATAGAGGCATCGACCTTTATTCGATATATAGTATGGTGTTCATCAATAAATTTATATTCATTATGGGTAACAATCCCAATGAGTACCGTTTTAAATGTGGTGGTAATATACTGCTGTACGGTGTAGTAATCGTCGATATCAAAAATAATATAATTTACGTTGCCAACTATTATTGCGACATCCTTAAATAAGGATTCCAGACCATAATTAAGAAACAGGTTTTCGCTCAATAGCCTTGTATCTGTCTTTAAAACAGATGATGCGGAACCAGTCATATCCACCTCAACAAAACGAGAGCCATGTGGGAATATCCATTCGATGGCCCGCATAAGATCATCTGCTTACTTCAGCGATGATAACCTATTAAGTAGTAGTTGAGGAACGCCGTTTGCGCAACCTGACAGAGGTCCTGGGGCATCTTATGTGAACTGCGTGGGGATGTGCGCTTTCGCAAAATCCACAAAGCGTACGACCGCAGGCAGCAAAATATGCCAGTCCTTTTTCTCCAGACCTAAATATTCACGCTGCGCCGCATGCAACGTAGCAGCATAATCTACTGGCAACTGAGGTAACAGCCAGTCAGCAGCCGCATCCTTAGAGGTAAATCTCCCGGTAGAAAGGGTGTACCAGATACGCGCCAGGGTTAAAACGATATGATACTCATCTCCCTGCACATCTGCCGCGGATTGCCAAAGGTCGAGGGGATCACGCAAAGCCTTCAGCAACTGCGCCGCGGGAACTGGCGTGAACAGTCGTTCTGCGCGTTCCCCCTTTAGCGGTATACTGGTTTCCAGAATCTGGGTTATCAGTAACACAATGTCCCAGTCCTGTTGCGCTGGTTCATAAATCCCCTGACAAATGTCCTCTCTTAGCCACTCGCCAAATTGCATTTCCCGGGAAGGTGGAAAACACCAGGGAACCAGTTGCGAATAGAGCACGACAGTAACCTCCAGAGCGCGTGTTTCTGCCGAGGCCCCAGACGGCGATGAAAGCGCCAGCAATTCCTGCATCAGCGTTGCGCGTTGGGCTTCCGTCAGCGGCTGGTCTATTGTCACCAGCAGATCAATGTCGCTGTTTGGCTTCAGACCGCCCGCGACAGCGGAACCATATAAATGAATAGCACGCAACGTATCGCCTGTTACACGAGTAATCAGGCGACACGCCGCGTCCGTTTGGCGTTGAATCGAGGGCGGTATGGACAGCGTCATCGTTGCTCCGGGGTGGCAGGTGTTTTTATATTGGTCGCCAGAAATATGGCATAACGGCAGAATAAATATCCTCCGGCATAGCCGGAGGTTTTTCAGATGCGCCTGTAAGGCTCTCTTACCAGCCGCGCCCTAACAGGCGCACACGATCTGACATTTGCATCAAACTTCGTTACTTACGGCCCGTAAACGGGCTACCCGGATAAGGGATCGATAACTGCTCTCCCATTTTATCCTCTTCAAGCTGGTGCTTTATGTATTCCTGTATCTTCGCTGTGTTCTTACCCACCGTATCAACGTAGTATCCGCGGCACCAGAACTCCCTGTTCCTGTATTTGAATTTCAAATCCCCAAACTGCTCATAAAGCATCAGGCTACTTTTACCCTTCAGATATCCCATGAAGCTCGACACACTCATCTTCGGCGGGATCTCCAGAAGCATGTGGATATGATCTGTACAGCATTCTGCTTCCAGAATTCGTACATTTTTCCACTCACACAATTTTCTTAATATGCTGCCTACTGCTCTACGCTTCTCTCCGTAGAACGTCTGCCTTCGGTACTTCGGGGCAAAAACTATATGATATTTACAGTTCCATCGGGTGTGCGCTAAGCTCTTTTCGTCCCCCATCGGGACCCCCTTTTGATTTCTTGTTGAACTTTTGCAGTTGCCAGACCGCAAGGTGTTTTAACAAATCAAAAGGGGTTTTGATAACCGACTCAAAGCTGAAAGCTTTACGGAACCCCCAGCCTAGCTGGGGGTTTTCCATAGACAAAAAAAGCTCGCTATTCATGGCGAGCTTTTAACATTGCTATCAGACTTAATGATGCAGCATTTCGTCAACGACCTCATTCGCCTTTAACTGATAAGGATAATAGGTCGGCCAGTTTTCCATCTCTTGCAACAATGCTTGCTGCGAGGTATTTCCCATAAAGATATGGAAGTGCGACGATTTACGCGGTGCAATGATATGATCGCTAAACTGAACATATTTAGGCGCTTTGCTATTCGCATCTTTACATTCGAACATATAGCGCACCCCTTTTTTACCCGATGCGTAAGTCAAAATTTTATAGCCGGCATAATTATATTTACAGGATGCAACGTTATTATCGCGATGGAATTCTATAACGCCATTTTCAATGCCGATAGTCTCAACATTCGTCGCGTATCCTTTGCGATAATACGCTTTAATATCCTCAAACGTTTTCCCTGGGTCTTTCTTCGCCTTTTGTCTGAATACAGGGTCCAGTTCGCCGCTGACCAGATAAGGATAGACGGATTGCCACATACCATCCCAGTCGGTGAGCGCGCGATCGTGTACATTAGCGTCATCAAACACACCCGCTGCCGCTTTTTGCTCAACCTCCGTCATCGGTGCGCCATGGGCATGATGACCATGCGCGAAGGCAGGACTATTCACAAACAGCATTCCCAGAAGCATTGTCAGTTTTTTTAAATGAATCACCAAAACGTTACCCTCATCTTTCTTAGAAAGATGATTGTTATATTATAACATTTCATTTATTTCAATAGAAACTAAGCGGCCACCGCGCAGGTGGCCTTTTTTGATATCAACTGGTCCGCCATCGAGGAATTGAACCCCGAACCTTAGAGGTAGAAGCTCTATGCTCTATCCGGTTGAGCTAATGGCGGGAGAAAAATTACGCGGCCATTTTAAGGCAGGCGTCTGCGCATTGACTGCATGCCCGCGCACAGTTCTGGCAATGATCGTGATCGTGCCTTGCACACTCTTCGGCGCAGGCTTTGCAGATATCCGCGCACAGGCGGCATAATTTTTGTGAGTACTCGCTTTCCAACGCCATAAATTGCGCCGCCAGGCGACAAATGGCCGCACATTGCATATCTAACTGGATACAATGCTTCATCATTTCGACGTTATCTTCACGCAGACAAGAAGAGGCGCAGATATCACACGCCGCCGCGCATTCATAACACTGCTCAATACACTCACGATGTTCTTGTTGCATAAATTACTCCTTGCTTTATTAAGAGGAGTAGATAAGTCTGCACAGAAACGCCGGCATAGCCAAACGGCTACCCCTCTTTTTCATACTTTTTGAACAAAATCGCTGAATAAAACAGCAATAGTAAAGCCGGAGATCGGCCTCCGTGATGTGACGTCTATACTGTAATGTTCATCTGCTTTTCATCGGAGGTAAAATGGAGTATTTGGCACGACTAAATATCGTTACGATGCTGATGTCAACGACGTTCTGGATCAATCTGGCGGTCGTTTTTTTCGTCACCCTCATTACTTACTGGCTCATCAACTGGCTACTCAACGTAGTCTATAAAACGCTACAACGCCCGGATAAAAAGGATGATGCTCATGGGCGGCTGCGTCCCATTATTTTCGAGATGCTGAAAAAGACCAGTAAGATGCTAATCTTTTTTGCCGCATTTCTCTTTAGCCTGCGCTTTGTCGCCCTGCCCGACCGGTTATTCTCTACCCTCTCTCACGCCTGGTTTTTAGTGGTTGCGATTCAAATGGCGATTTGGCTTGATCAGGGCGTACAGTCATGGATGCGTCATTTACTGTATGCCCCAGGCTCCAATAAAAACCCGGTGACGTTGGTCATTCTTGGTATGATTTTGCGCGTGCTCGTCTGGTCTATGATGCTGCTCTCCATCCTGGCGAACGTCGGCGTGGACATTACCGCACTGGTAGCAAGCCTCGGCGTTGGCGGTATTGCTATTGCCCTGGCGGTACAAACCGTTCTGAGCGATGTCTTCGCTTCGCTGTCGATTGGTTTCGATAAGCCCTTCGAAATCGGCGATTTCGTCGTCTTTAATGATGTAGCCGGTACAATTGAACATATCGGTTTGAAAACCACTCGCATCCGTAGCCTCAGCGGCGAACAGATCGTTTGTGCGAACGCGCAGTTGTTGCAGCAAACCATACACAACTATAAACGGATGCAAACGCGTCGTATCGTGTTTACTTTTGGCGTCGCCACTGCGACACCGCCGGAAAAGTTACGCCTCATCGGCGATATGGTGAAAAAGATTATTACCGATGTTGGCGAAACACAATTCGACCGCGCCCATTTGCTGGCCTTTGATCAGGATCGGCTGACCTATGAGGTGGTGCATATCGTCAATACCGCGGATTACAATAAATACATGGATATTCAGCAAGAGATAAATATCCGTATTATTGAAAAACTCATTGAGAATGATATCGAACTGGCGCTGCCAAGTCTGGTCGTCAGAGCCCCTGTACAGGTTGAAGAAACCAGGGACTACAGTAATACCGCTGATGCAAAAGACGCAGATAAACGCGTCATCCAGTAAAATCTATGCCGACAATACCGGGAACCCATTGGTTCCCGGTGCGTTAACGGCGACACAGCAATGCGGGGAAACGACTTGCTGCTATTCCACCCGTAAATGGCGGGTACAGACTTGATCAAGTAGCGCGGACTGATGACTAATCACCAACATCCCTAATGAACGGCTGCGGCACACCTCAAGCACATATGCCCATATCGCTTTTTGAATAGACGGATCGAGTTGCGCCGTCATTTCGTCGGCAATCAGAAAACGCGTTCGCGGGTCAAGCGCGCGCAATATCGCAATACGCGCCAACTCCCCGCCTGAGAGCTGCATCGGCCTACGCGTCAGCCACTCGGGTTGCACATACAAACGTCTTAACGTTTCCGGGTCAGGCTGCCAGGCATCACGTACAGCATCTCCGGCGCTTCGCCAGGGATTAAACGTCAGTTCAGGATGCTGAGGGACAAGCTGTACCGGACAATAGTGATGCAGGGGTAACGGGCTGCCGTCCAGCAGAACGTCGCCTGCCGTCGGCTTTTGCCATCCGGCCAGGACGCGCCCCAACGTCGTTTTCCCCGTTCCGCTTGGCGCATGAATTCCTACCCGTTCACCGGCAGAAATCGCAAATGTCAGGTTCTGCCATAAGACTTTCCCGCCCTGACGAATAACGAGGTCGCGGCAGCTCAGCATTCTATTCCCTCTCCGGTCGGCATAAATAACGGGTTTATTTCAGGCAATGCTTGCCATTGCCGTTTCAACGGCTCGCTCATCTTTTCCGGCTGTAACTGCTCGCGGCGGATATTATCCGTGATATGGCCCTGATGCAGCACCACAATGCGATCGGCATACCGCGCCGCCAGCAGCAGGTCATGAGTCACCCATAGCACGCCGCATCCCCGCCCGCAAAGACCTCGTAAGTGCTTAAGCAACTGGTTTGCCAATGCCGTATCAAGCCAGGCGGTGATCTCATCCGCAAGGATATAACGCGCCTGGCTGAGCGAGGCATGGCAGGCCAGAACACGTTTAGCCATCCCGCCGGAGAGCTGGCGGGGAAAGCGCTCCAGGACCGCCGGTTCGAGATCGCTTTGCTGTAATAGCTGTACCATCTGCGCCTCATCCCAGGCGCGGCCGGTCAGATGACATGCTCTGCTCAAATGTTTTTTGATATTCAGCATGGGATTAAGCGCCTGTACCCCCTGCGGCACGTAGCTAAACGTATTGCCCCTAAGCTGCCTGATGGTATGTCTGTCCAGCCGGTTGCCATCAAGCGTAATCTCACCCCGAAAGCGTAAGTTTTCCGGCAGCAGATCGAGCAGGCATTGCAGCAGCAGACTTTTGCCCTCCCCGCTGCCGCCAACCAATGCCACCATTTCGCCGGGCGCGATATCAAAAGAGACATTCTGTAACAACGCCGACCAGCGTCTCGCGCCATACCAGCGATAACGCGCGCTCTCTAGCGTAACCTGGCGTAAACTCAACATACGTCACTCCTTAGCCACAACCGCTGAACGGCACGCGCAAATTGATCGAAGAGCATTACCAGCGTAAATAACATTAGCCCCGGAAACAGCACCAGCCACCAGTTACCATGGCTAATAAACCGTAACGCATCCGCCAGCAGCAGCCCCAGCGAAGGCTCATGCGGCGCCAGCCCAAACCCCAGAAAACTTAATGCCGCGCTGTGCAATACCGCATGAGGAAACATCAATAACGTTCCCGTCAGCCATTGCGGCAACAGCGCCGGAAAATAGTGGTATCGCCAGCAATAGAGGTGCCCATGACCCAGACGATACGTCAACGTCAGGTAGTCGCTCTGCGCCACCCGCTCCGCGTCGGCGCGCAAAATCAGCGCCAGACGAGGCCAGTGCGTTAACGCCACGGCCGCAATGACGCCGCTTTTACCGCCGCCAAGCGTAAAACAGATTAGGATCAGCAACAGTAAATGCGGCATGGCGAGCATGGCATCGGTTATCTGCCGCATCAGGAGATCCAGCCGGGGATGAATACGCGCCGCTGCCGCCATCGCTAGCGCGATAATGCCGCTGCACAGCGCGGCACCAACGCCAATTTGTAAACTGGTGAAGGCCCCCTGAAAGCAACGAAGCCATACATCACGCCCCAGATTATCGGTGCCAAACCAGTGCTGGATATCAGGCGACAGATGCCGGGCAAGCAGATTAACCTCTGGCGGCTGGCTCAACGTGGCATAACCGTATCCGGCAATAAATAGCAGGCAGGTAACGGAGAGGATCAGACGCAGCAACGTCGGGGCAGGATTATAGAGCATCGGGACGCTCCAGCGATCGATTAAGTACCACCACAAGCCAGGCTGAAATCGTATTTCCGGCAAACACTAATAGCGTACTGAATAAAACGATCCCCATGAGCAGCGGAACATCGCCGCGCAGGCCGGCATCGATAGTGGCCTGCCCCAGCCCCGGATACGCAAAGACCTTTTCTGCCAGTAACGCTCCTCCCAGCAGTTCGCCCAGAGAAGCAAACTGTAAACAGATCGCTGGGGTAATCGCATGACGTAACACCTGGTGACGTAACAGCGACCATCCTTTATCCCCCTGAGCACGCGCAAAACGAATAAATTCGCTCTTCATTACACTGGCTATTTTTTCCCGCGTATGCAGCGCAATTTGCCCCATGCCCAACAGACTCAACGCACATACCGGCAACACAAGATGGCGTAAACGTTCCGATAAAAGAGCGGTTCCTGCATTATTTCCGGGTTCCCAGGCGCAACAGACAGGTAGTACCGGCCAGCGGACAGCAAACAGCGCCAGCAACAGCATTGCTATCCAGAAGGTGGGCAACGATGACAATAAATAGCTGATACGGCAAATCATCTTATCCGGCCAGCGGTGGAGAAAACGTCCGGCCAGAAAACCCAATGTCACGCCCAGGACACCAGACAATAGCCAGGCGCCTGCCAGCAGCGCGAATGACGTCGCAAAACGCTCCCGGATCACGCTGGCGACGGGCGCGTTGAACAGCATGGAATACCCCATGTCGCCCTGGAGCAGACGCCAAAACCAGTGACCGAAACGCTCCCACAGCGGCTGGTCAAGCCCCCAGCGCGCCGCAATCCGCGCATATTGTTCTGGCGGAACATGGAGCAGATCGTTGCCAATATAAGCGCGAATAGGATCAACGGGCGAAAAGCTGAGCAGAATGAAGGTGCCGGCAGCCACCAGCACCAACAGGATAATCAGCCGCAAAAAATGACTGAAGAGCGATTTCATTACCGGCAGGTCCAGGTCCAGTCATCAAGGTTATTTAACACCGACCAGCTACCGTGGATTTCTGGCGCGCCTTTCCCCAGATCAATACAGGGGTTGGCCAGATAGGTATGCTGAATATTAAGCAGCCATGCCCATGCCGCATCGCCCTGGACGCCCGCGCCCTGCTTTCCATCCCACTCAACCTGCTGCCAGAAAGGAATCGCCTTTTGCCAGTCAGGCGCATCTATAGCCTGTTTCAGATGTGCTTCTACCGCTGGGTTGCTGTAATAGCCCGGGTTATAATATTCCACACCAGCGGCTTTCCCACTGTAGTGATGGAAGAGTTCCATCGGGTCCAGACTTCCCCAGCCAAACAGCGTAGGGTTAGCGTGCATATGGCGCTCTACGGTTTCCCAGCTTCCCGATTGCAACGAGACGACAATACCTAAAGGCTGCAACATGGCGCGTACCGCCTCGGCCAGATCCCGCCGGGTGCTATCGCCACTGGCATACCATAAGGTCAGACGCGCTTCTTTACCTGCTTTTTCACGCACGCCGGCACTGTTTATCTTCCAGTCAGCCTCTTCCAGGATGGCGCGCGCTTTTGCAATATCGCCATCGCTGAATACCACTGAAGGATTTTGCCACGGCAATCCCTGCACCGCGCTATAGGCGGGTATCGCATGGCCTTCCATCACCTGTTCCGCCAGTTGCTTACGATTAATGGCATAGTTAATTGCGCGCCTGATAGCGACATCAGCGGTCACATCGTTGCCGACAGGATAACCGTTGGCATCCTTTTTACCGGCAGGCACCATCGGGAAGACAATACCCCGGTTTTCAACGCTATCACGTACCCAGAGCTTAAGATTATCCTGCTGCGGAGCCACCGCCATAGAAGGGGCAATGCGCACCAGTCCTAACTGTCCGCTGCGTGCGGCGGCATAAGCATTATCTTCATCCAGAAAGACAAAAACCAGCCGGTTAAAGTCATTCTTTTTACCCGCATACCAGGGATTGGCTTCAACGATCAGTTGCTGACCCGGCTGAAAGCTGACCAGTCGGTACGGACCGGCGCCTATCGGTTCGCGGGCGAACGTTTTTTCATCATAACGGCTGGCCGGAACAATCCCTAACGACCCCAGCACATTCACAAAGGTGCTCTGCGGATGGCTCAGCGTCATTTCTATTCGACGCGCATCCAGCGCTCGCGCATGGCTAAAATTGCCCATGTCAATTTTACCGCCGCTCTTCGCCGCTTTGTTGTATGTAAATACGACATCTTCGGCAGTCAATGGCGAACCGTCAGAGAATTTCAGATCGGGTTTTAAAGTCAGTACCCAGGTTTTACCGTCGGGGCTGGTATCCACTTTTTCCGTCAGTAAATTACCCCAACTCATATCGGCGTTTTGCTTAAGCAGCGGCGCATGAAGCAATAAGTAGCTGCCGTGGCTCCAGCCCAGCATAGGATCAAAGCCTTCCGTTGGTTCAGGGCCAATGGCCAGCTTTAAGGTATGGCCATCTGCCGTGCCCGACGCGGCGAAAAGCGGCGAGGTGAATGCCAGAGTCAGCGCGCACGTTATGAGCGCCAGTTTGCCTTTAATCATCAGTTTACCCCAGATTATGCGTTGTTTTTGTTCCTCCCGGCGAAGCGTAAACATCGGGAGGCCTCCTGAGGACGGCATTATGGCGAGCATTTGTAATGAAAAAAATGACGCAGAACAGAAAGTATGACGATCCTTTAAAAACATCATACGCAAAATGTTGACACTCACTGATTGTCAACGCAGGAAGCGTCAACGTGAATAAAAGGTCGCTTTTGGCTGGTATAAAACGAAAGAAAATGGCGCCAGCCATACCAGGTTAATTAACGCTATCTTATTTCATCAATATCCCGCATTAAGCCTCCTCATCCTGCGCTGTTCATTTTATCATCATTATTAGTCAGTACTGAAGGGTAAGAACCTGTCGTAATTAGCGACTCCTGGCTTTAAACCTAAACCATTATTAAACGAGCCGGGCGTTAATGAAACTTACCAGCAGAACGCTGGTCATATGGCA
Proteins encoded in this window:
- the zinT gene encoding zinc/cadmium-binding protein; translated protein: MVIHLKKLTMLLGMLFVNSPAFAHGHHAHGAPMTEVEQKAAAGVFDDANVHDRALTDWDGMWQSVYPYLVSGELDPVFRQKAKKDPGKTFEDIKAYYRKGYATNVETIGIENGVIEFHRDNNVASCKYNYAGYKILTYASGKKGVRYMFECKDANSKAPKYVQFSDHIIAPRKSSHFHIFMGNTSQQALLQEMENWPTYYPYQLKANEVVDEMLHH
- the ariR gene encoding Putative cytoplasmic protein, coding for MTTITLVNEQNSTGNPFSAHMLCEQRAIQEITYELLQSQQHVSNKDIIAKLIERLETEKDVVQLDIYRNALEAVLFQTPDDI
- the ycgE_2 gene encoding putative transcriptional regulator, which produces MATFSISAMAAQCGVTTANIRSWERYGLLEPAKDEAGNRFYCIEDAIRIQHIIDALSKGFSLKEIKPALYGEETHCRSGWLFYQEEILAQCRKFEPAKLRKLLWRYGREIPPGIVIESILRPLRLWLSAGDDDARRFEKALLDTAIIEYATFQLSSVRKAPAGAMLIAAFSLNDPIELWLETIKYCSEGMRVEVIPCQVPMPDLLATSFEHIVLWHDETLTLAQENLIQALKESGKFSLQVKNGSALTLLPAVYRQHEMPERMQHVAPQTHANGYEKSGAAR
- the aadA gene encoding aminoglycoside-resistance protein, which encodes MTLSIPPSIQRQTDAACRLITRVTGDTLRAIHLYGSAVAGGLKPNSDIDLLVTIDQPLTEAQRATLMQELLALSSPSGASAETRALEVTVVLYSQLVPWCFPPSREMQFGEWLREDICQGIYEPAQQDWDIVLLITQILETSIPLKGERAERLFTPVPAAQLLKALRDPLDLWQSAADVQGDEYHIVLTLARIWYTLSTGRFTSKDAAADWLLPQLPVDYAATLHAAQREYLGLEKKDWHILLPAVVRFVDFAKAHIPTQFT
- the tnpA_7_4 gene encoding transposase for IS200, whose product is MGDEKSLAHTRWNCKYHIVFAPKYRRQTFYGEKRRAVGSILRKLCEWKNVRILEAECCTDHIHMLLEIPPKMSVSSFMGYLKGKSSLMLYEQFGDLKFKYRNREFWCRGYYVDTVGKNTAKIQEYIKHQLEEDKMGEQLSIPYPGSPFTGRK
- the leuE gene encoding leucine export protein LeuE, coding for MFAEYGVLNYWTYLVGAIFIVLVPGPNTLFVLKNSVGRGVKGGYLAACGVFIGDAILMFLAYAGVATLIKTTPVLFNIVRYLGAFYLLYLGAKILYATLTSKGRAATETVVPFGAIFKRALILSLTNPKAILFYVSFFVQFIDVTAPHTGVSFFILATTLEIVSFCYLSFLILSGAFVTHYIGTKKKLAKVGNSLIGLLFVGFAARLATLQS
- the ynaI_2 gene encoding Putative inner membrane protein — its product is MEYLARLNIVTMLMSTTFWINLAVVFFVTLITYWLINWLLNVVYKTLQRPDKKDDAHGRLRPIIFEMLKKTSKMLIFFAAFLFSLRFVALPDRLFSTLSHAWFLVVAIQMAIWLDQGVQSWMRHLLYAPGSNKNPVTLVILGMILRVLVWSMMLLSILANVGVDITALVASLGVGGIAIALAVQTVLSDVFASLSIGFDKPFEIGDFVVFNDVAGTIEHIGLKTTRIRSLSGEQIVCANAQLLQQTIHNYKRMQTRRIVFTFGVATATPPEKLRLIGDMVKKIITDVGETQFDRAHLLAFDQDRLTYEVVHIVNTADYNKYMDIQQEINIRIIEKLIENDIELALPSLVVRAPVQVEETRDYSNTADAKDADKRVIQ
- a CDS encoding Ferredoxin; this encodes MQQEHRECIEQCYECAAACDICASSCLREDNVEMMKHCIQLDMQCAAICRLAAQFMALESEYSQKLCRLCADICKACAEECARHDHDHCQNCARACSQCADACLKMAA
- a CDS encoding regulatory protein, translated to MTGSASSVLKTDTRLLSENLFLNYGLESLFKDVAIIVGNVNYIIFDIDDYYTVQQYITTTFKTVLIGIVTHNEYKFIDEHHTIYRIKVDASITEWRELLILAATGQFYPRPEKVRLTANERNVLAMLVKGMDIRQISCELNVHLKTIYSVRYHVLTKLGCRTVLDYQILSVSKAFTHWITITNIDNIISHVNSKAIA
- the ybbL_1 gene encoding peptide ABC transporter ATP-binding protein, which gives rise to MLSCRDLVIRQGGKVLWQNLTFAISAGERVGIHAPSGTGKTTLGRVLAGWQKPTAGDVLLDGSPLPLHHYCPVQLVPQHPELTFNPWRSAGDAVRDAWQPDPETLRRLYVQPEWLTRRPMQLSGGELARIAILRALDPRTRFLIADEMTAQLDPSIQKAIWAYVLEVCRSRSLGMLVISHQSALLDQVCTRHLRVE
- the aroQ gene encoding chorismate mutase; the encoded protein is MIRHIAIFLCSLLMCSATFADSVTSVSLGALSGILNERLLLMKEVAAYKMKHHLPVDDFVREQNVFAGAEEEAKNNGLDPNSIIPFIRSLMDASKAIQHRYIVQWRAGPEPSFPIQTLSLSRQRIRQLDNQLVIVISQRLMVGAFSHEDMVWLKAQLTAPNLHESDISDMLAALSLVRRVR